In uncultured Bacteroides sp., the following proteins share a genomic window:
- a CDS encoding dipeptide epimerase, whose amino-acid sequence MAQNRRDFLKTAAFATIGSGLAVNTLFASTTSSPFSINKLGKGGKMKLTFKAYDLKLKHVFTVASFSRTTTPDVQVEIEYEGIIGYGEASMPPYLGESVESVLTFLKKVNLEQFNDPFQLEDILAYIDGIMPGNTAAKASVDIALHDLVGKLLGAPWYKIWGLDKAKAPSTTFTIGIDTPDVVRQKTLEVAGQFNILKVKLGRDNDKEMIETIRSVTKLPIAVDINQGWKDKHHALDMIHWLKEQGIVMVEQPMPKTQLDDIAWVTQQSPLPIFADESLQRLDDVVKLKGAFTGINIKLMKCTGMREAWKMLTLGRALGMRVMVGCMTETSCAVSAAAQLSPAVDFADLDGNLLIANDRFKGMEVVKGKITLNDLPGIGLTKL is encoded by the coding sequence ATGGCTCAAAATAGAAGAGATTTTCTTAAGACAGCAGCCTTTGCAACTATTGGTTCAGGTTTGGCTGTAAATACCCTGTTTGCCTCTACTACATCCTCTCCTTTTTCTATTAATAAACTAGGGAAGGGGGGTAAAATGAAATTGACTTTCAAAGCTTATGATTTAAAATTGAAGCACGTTTTTACCGTAGCTTCTTTTTCGCGTACAACAACTCCTGATGTGCAAGTTGAAATTGAGTACGAAGGGATTATCGGTTATGGGGAAGCTTCTATGCCTCCTTATTTAGGTGAATCTGTAGAGTCGGTTCTTACTTTTTTGAAGAAAGTGAATCTTGAACAATTTAATGATCCTTTTCAGCTAGAAGATATCCTGGCTTATATAGATGGGATTATGCCGGGAAATACTGCGGCCAAAGCTTCTGTTGATATTGCTTTGCATGATTTGGTCGGTAAATTATTAGGTGCTCCCTGGTATAAAATATGGGGGTTAGATAAGGCAAAAGCTCCTTCTACTACTTTTACCATTGGCATTGATACACCTGATGTGGTGCGTCAAAAAACGTTGGAGGTTGCCGGGCAGTTCAATATCTTAAAGGTAAAGCTTGGTCGTGATAATGATAAAGAGATGATTGAGACCATTCGTTCCGTTACTAAATTGCCTATTGCGGTTGATATTAATCAAGGATGGAAGGATAAACATCACGCTTTAGATATGATCCATTGGTTGAAGGAACAGGGAATCGTTATGGTAGAGCAACCTATGCCTAAAACGCAGCTTGATGATATCGCTTGGGTTACCCAACAAAGTCCGTTGCCTATTTTCGCTGATGAATCATTGCAGCGGCTAGATGATGTTGTGAAGTTGAAGGGTGCTTTTACGGGTATTAACATAAAGCTGATGAAATGTACAGGCATGCGTGAAGCTTGGAAAATGTTGACGTTAGGTCGTGCTCTTGGCATGCGTGTGATGGTTGGCTGCATGACTGAAACCTCTTGTGCTGTGTCTGCTGCTGCACAATTGTCACCGGCTGTCGATTTTGCTGATTTAGACGGCAATTTGCTTATTGCTAATGATCGTTTTAAAGGAATGGAAGTAGTAAAAGGTAAGATAACCCTTAATGATTTGCCAGGAATAGGTCTTACAAAATTATAA
- a CDS encoding NVEALA domain-containing protein, giving the protein MKKKIFAILIVVVIATFAGYNIYQSQRAETISDLMLANVEALARYEVNPDCRNGCLSYCYCFKIYSNMREVHWQ; this is encoded by the coding sequence ATAAAAAAGAAAATTTTTGCGATTTTGATAGTCGTCGTAATTGCAACATTTGCAGGCTACAATATTTATCAGTCACAGAGAGCGGAAACAATATCTGATTTGATGCTGGCTAATGTGGAGGCATTGGCTCGTTATGAAGTGAATCCAGATTGTCGGAATGGATGTCTTTCATATTGTTATTGCTTCAAAATATATTCTAATATGAGAGAAGTACATTGGCAATAG
- a CDS encoding helix-turn-helix domain-containing protein produces MSIKKHNISNLLLVIFISITVIQLTVFQTYYEETKWQICNEIPSILEIAMKTNISKKIKKEFTYTPEHKNDPHDKNLGTYKEEIFRSQDTTFTYRSKIVTWEEKIDRGKQTYLQITNKLHPQDVKVIFDSLAIQKNIIAKSAIGIISTFYKEQNEWAGDTTQMSVDYRTSINKLGAFENISYHAYVEESFSTVWRLMPKLALCILLYLQIFTGIILIAWLQKRKKEKRKEIIRTKEGNYKMDNIIINPTTMKMNKEDVEISLTQQQNQLLLMFLQSENQQVSKEDILNKFWPNSYQSKSSMTTAIGRLKKNLADIGSERTIHTEKNLDYYELI; encoded by the coding sequence ATGAGCATAAAAAAACACAACATAAGCAATCTATTATTAGTCATATTTATATCTATCACAGTAATTCAATTAACTGTATTTCAGACATATTACGAAGAGACAAAATGGCAAATCTGCAACGAGATACCTTCTATACTAGAGATAGCAATGAAAACAAATATCTCAAAAAAAATAAAAAAAGAATTCACTTATACTCCTGAGCACAAAAATGATCCTCACGACAAAAATTTAGGAACGTATAAAGAAGAGATTTTTCGTAGCCAAGACACGACTTTTACATATCGTTCAAAAATAGTTACTTGGGAAGAAAAAATAGATAGGGGTAAACAAACTTACTTGCAAATAACAAACAAGTTACACCCTCAAGATGTAAAGGTTATATTCGACAGCCTAGCCATACAAAAAAACATAATAGCTAAATCTGCGATTGGTATTATATCTACATTCTATAAAGAGCAAAACGAATGGGCAGGTGACACAACACAAATGTCTGTAGACTATCGCACATCTATTAACAAATTAGGAGCATTTGAAAACATTAGCTATCATGCTTACGTTGAAGAATCATTTAGCACAGTTTGGAGATTGATGCCTAAATTGGCACTATGCATCCTCCTTTACCTACAAATATTCACTGGTATAATACTTATCGCCTGGCTACAAAAAAGAAAGAAAGAAAAGCGAAAAGAGATCATCCGAACAAAAGAGGGTAATTACAAAATGGACAACATCATCATCAATCCTACTACCATGAAAATGAATAAAGAAGACGTGGAAATTAGCCTAACCCAACAACAAAATCAACTACTGTTAATGTTTTTGCAAAGTGAAAACCAACAAGTAAGCAAAGAGGATATTCTCAATAAATTCTGGCCCAATAGTTATCAATCAAAGAGTAGCATGACTACGGCTATAGGCAGGCTAAAAAAGAACTTAGCTGATATTGGATCAGAAAGAACCATACATACAGAAAAGAATTTGGATTATTATGAATTAATTTAA
- the lepB gene encoding signal peptidase I, whose product MLEKKIKWLCKTGDKVLTILFWTCMAATLWILLQVFCFTSFKIPTDSMEPVLLPGDNIIVNKLLFGGRLFNLVDAAENEPIQIHRMPGIQNIKRNDVLVFNFPYSNRWDSITFDVMKYYIKRCVALPGDTFSIVDAHYYVKGCSDVLGNVESQNNLLALLNEGTHKEIYLKGYPHDSLFDWDIRNFGPLYVPAKGSIVIMNKANAILYKQLIEYEQKMKIHISGDTVLLNNHPIKWYRFRQNYYFMAGDKTRDSQDSRYWGLLPEDFIVGKATMIWKSVSPASNKWRWNRIFKGID is encoded by the coding sequence ATGTTAGAAAAAAAGATAAAATGGTTATGTAAAACAGGTGATAAAGTATTAACTATTTTATTTTGGACTTGTATGGCAGCTACCTTGTGGATTTTGCTTCAGGTTTTTTGCTTCACCTCTTTTAAAATTCCTACTGACTCAATGGAACCTGTTTTATTGCCGGGAGATAATATCATTGTTAATAAATTACTTTTTGGAGGACGCTTGTTTAATCTGGTTGATGCAGCAGAGAATGAGCCTATTCAGATTCATAGAATGCCCGGGATCCAAAATATTAAGCGCAATGATGTTTTGGTATTCAACTTTCCTTATTCTAATAGATGGGACAGCATTACATTTGATGTGATGAAATATTATATAAAACGTTGTGTGGCTCTACCCGGAGATACTTTCTCGATAGTAGATGCACATTACTATGTAAAAGGCTGTTCGGATGTTTTGGGTAATGTGGAATCTCAAAACAACCTATTGGCTTTGTTGAATGAAGGAACACATAAGGAAATATATCTCAAAGGATACCCTCATGATTCCTTGTTTGACTGGGATATACGCAACTTCGGTCCTCTTTATGTCCCGGCTAAAGGTAGCATCGTTATAATGAACAAGGCTAATGCCATTCTTTATAAGCAGCTTATCGAGTATGAACAAAAAATGAAAATACACATTTCAGGAGATACTGTTCTACTTAATAATCACCCGATAAAATGGTATCGGTTTCGGCAAAACTATTACTTTATGGCTGGTGATAAAACTCGTGATTCACAAGATTCTCGCTATTGGGGATTGTTGCCCGAAGATTTCATTGTGGGTAAAGCTACTATGATTTGGAAGTCAGTAAGCCCAGCATCCAATAAATGGAGATGGAATAGAATTTTTAAAGGAATTGACTGA
- a CDS encoding BF3164 family lipoprotein: MKILLLILFFFDACTSLHSVGGKKINYDVFPEEKELTSLTIELDTAIFRYPFRIRICGNKAVVMDLHNTDYYYHMFTYPEFTYLSSFGKKGEAPSEMLSADNIRFSNQHEAWTLDANKTQLVRLGFSLSGSGDSLLSREVVSLDNDILRALDFSIYNDSTFIIPDYSGKNRFCWVNRHGHLINRIGSIPTFNKDALKYSAPALAQAWRSFIDYNPCKDVLAVVTQLGEVLEIYNLKDTTHTVCVGPHGEPEFRQSKGYAVPTGIMGFSDIQVTDHYIYTVFHGRTFKELGRQKGHVIDGGRYIYVFSLKGEPVCKYNLDRYIYGIYVDESRGVIIATDVNSDQPLVEFRMAHSEI; the protein is encoded by the coding sequence ATGAAAATCTTATTATTAATTCTTTTCTTTTTTGATGCTTGTACCTCCCTTCACTCTGTTGGAGGGAAAAAGATAAATTATGATGTTTTTCCAGAAGAAAAGGAGCTTACATCATTAACAATAGAATTAGATACTGCTATTTTTCGATACCCTTTTCGCATTCGTATTTGTGGAAACAAAGCTGTGGTGATGGATTTGCATAATACTGATTATTATTATCATATGTTTACTTATCCTGAATTTACTTATCTCAGCTCGTTTGGTAAAAAAGGAGAGGCACCATCGGAAATGCTTTCAGCAGACAATATAAGATTTTCGAATCAACATGAAGCATGGACACTTGATGCGAACAAAACTCAATTGGTTAGGTTAGGTTTCTCTTTGTCAGGATCTGGCGACTCACTTCTTTCTCGTGAAGTGGTGTCGCTGGATAATGACATTCTTCGTGCCTTGGACTTCTCTATATATAATGATTCAACGTTTATCATTCCCGATTATTCAGGTAAAAACCGTTTCTGTTGGGTTAACCGTCATGGTCACTTAATTAATAGAATAGGTTCCATTCCTACTTTTAATAAAGACGCACTTAAATATTCTGCTCCGGCATTAGCTCAAGCTTGGCGCAGTTTTATTGATTATAATCCTTGTAAAGATGTGTTAGCTGTAGTTACTCAGTTGGGAGAAGTACTAGAGATCTATAATTTGAAGGATACGACTCATACCGTTTGTGTAGGCCCTCATGGTGAACCTGAATTCAGACAATCGAAAGGGTATGCTGTGCCTACAGGTATTATGGGTTTTAGCGATATTCAAGTTACTGACCATTACATCTATACAGTGTTTCATGGACGGACTTTCAAGGAATTGGGGCGACAGAAAGGTCATGTAATAGATGGAGGTCGCTATATCTACGTCTTTAGTTTGAAAGGAGAACCCGTCTGTAAATATAACCTCGATCGCTATATCTATGGTATTTATGTGGATGAATCACGAGGTGTTATTATTGCAACAGATGTGAATAGTGATCAACCGTTAGTTGAATTTAGGATGGCTCATTCTGAAATATAG
- a CDS encoding BF3164 family lipoprotein, which produces MKHILLLVLISVFWGCSHRSGVDKHLNHSGNVMDVTELVKEIVIDSPFVGGLARPYVMDKYFILTDPQSEKNQILFFDKENFSYITGMGLSGEGPNEITSLGELTPDEKQRCLYVADYGKMQISGYDLDSILLNPNCLPKYKFDINKTTTPVMSSYVNDTLCYACCMTAKPGEFFQECLVKWNVQTGDIHPLISGHPDIERKRFHYATSIDNNLIAMSYDHHDLLATYDLQGNLKHYIYGPNWDDATSNAMIYYYGNIIICNNRIIVGYSGKRNPDVGQVHVTSLIVYDLDGNYIKTLKVGYSVVLFCYDSEYNRIIMILDDEIQFAYLELDGLLG; this is translated from the coding sequence ATGAAGCATATATTACTTTTGGTATTAATCAGTGTTTTCTGGGGATGTTCTCATCGTTCAGGCGTTGATAAGCATTTAAACCATTCTGGCAATGTAATGGATGTAACAGAATTGGTGAAAGAGATTGTAATAGATTCACCATTTGTAGGAGGATTGGCGAGGCCTTATGTTATGGATAAATATTTCATACTAACTGACCCACAATCAGAAAAGAATCAAATTCTTTTTTTTGATAAAGAGAACTTTTCATATATCACGGGGATGGGGCTTTCTGGAGAAGGACCTAATGAAATAACTAGTTTAGGGGAACTTACACCTGATGAAAAACAGCGTTGTTTATATGTTGCAGATTATGGGAAAATGCAAATATCGGGTTATGATTTGGATAGTATTTTATTGAATCCGAATTGTTTGCCTAAGTACAAGTTTGATATAAATAAAACTACTACACCGGTTATGTCTTCTTATGTCAATGATACTCTTTGCTATGCATGTTGCATGACAGCAAAACCGGGTGAGTTTTTTCAAGAATGTTTGGTTAAGTGGAATGTGCAAACAGGAGATATACATCCATTGATTAGTGGACATCCGGATATTGAGAGAAAAAGATTTCATTATGCTACATCTATAGATAATAATTTGATTGCGATGAGCTATGACCATCATGACTTGTTGGCTACTTATGATCTTCAAGGAAATTTGAAGCATTATATTTATGGACCGAATTGGGATGATGCAACGAGCAATGCTATGATTTATTATTATGGGAATATTATAATCTGTAATAATCGGATTATAGTAGGTTATTCTGGTAAAAGAAATCCTGATGTAGGTCAAGTACATGTAACTAGTCTCATTGTCTATGATTTGGATGGTAATTATATAAAGACATTAAAGGTGGGCTATAGTGTTGTTTTATTTTGTTATGATTCTGAATATAATCGTATAATTATGATTTTAGATGATGAAATTCAGTTTGCTTATTTGGAGTTGGATGGTCTTTTAGGGTAA
- a CDS encoding BF3164 family lipoprotein, whose product MKQIILFFILLFCISCSLKKGNSASDKIQNEKIDRDIAPIYLKGEPLSCDSTLWGTSFTEMIGSYFIMQSNYNNPIFFVYELVDNKLIEKGRFLNRGDGPFEMLQPYSFYDLQSNQFYLYDFVGILKSMYRIDLRKMANLFDPTAWNKIPVPETSAFYMGCSMIKMNDSTLLTLGSRFNSSNLFSTLNLNAVTFHELNFPYPLKDGTFNMESVVKQSVYMDATIVKHPTLNKFVYACGSGKYANIIAIEGETLKEEKTFLNVYPKYRTKDGANRSYENNCLRGMQVRVTSRYIYIQLTPLTKGDVRKRVLYKEYPNYCNDELLVFNWDGVLIKKYTLDVPIYSYVVDSKDQYLYGISVDLKSDNPILKCYQLR is encoded by the coding sequence ATGAAACAGATAATTCTTTTTTTTATACTTTTATTTTGCATTTCTTGTTCATTAAAAAAAGGGAATTCGGCAAGCGACAAAATTCAGAATGAAAAGATAGATAGAGATATAGCTCCTATCTACTTAAAAGGAGAGCCACTCTCTTGTGACTCAACTTTATGGGGGACGAGTTTTACTGAGATGATAGGTTCTTATTTCATCATGCAATCTAACTATAATAATCCTATTTTCTTTGTCTATGAGCTCGTAGATAATAAACTAATAGAGAAAGGTCGTTTTTTGAATCGAGGAGATGGCCCTTTTGAGATGCTTCAGCCCTATTCATTCTATGACTTACAGTCAAATCAATTTTATTTGTACGACTTTGTTGGAATCTTGAAATCGATGTATAGGATAGATTTGAGGAAGATGGCTAATTTATTCGACCCTACTGCATGGAATAAAATACCAGTACCTGAGACTAGTGCATTTTATATGGGATGTTCTATGATAAAAATGAATGATAGTACTTTGTTAACACTGGGATCTCGTTTCAACAGTTCTAACCTGTTTTCTACTCTTAATTTGAATGCAGTTACCTTTCATGAATTAAATTTTCCTTATCCTCTTAAGGACGGGACTTTCAATATGGAATCTGTAGTGAAACAATCTGTTTATATGGATGCTACAATCGTTAAACACCCTACTTTGAATAAATTTGTCTATGCTTGTGGTTCGGGTAAATATGCTAATATAATTGCTATTGAAGGTGAGACTTTGAAAGAAGAGAAAACTTTCTTGAATGTGTATCCTAAATATAGAACGAAAGATGGAGCAAATAGATCATATGAAAATAATTGCTTGAGAGGCATGCAGGTACGAGTGACGAGTAGATATATTTATATTCAGCTGACTCCACTGACAAAAGGCGATGTGAGGAAGCGGGTATTATATAAAGAATATCCTAATTATTGTAACGATGAACTACTTGTCTTCAATTGGGATGGAGTTTTGATAAAGAAATATACATTGGACGTTCCTATTTATTCTTATGTTGTTGATTCGAAAGACCAATATTTATACGGAATAAGTGTTGATTTGAAGAGCGATAATCCTATTCTTAAATGCTACCAGTTGAGGTGA
- a CDS encoding transglutaminase domain-containing protein produces MKQLVYLAALLFFIGCAPKPKVTMNAWEQERMNRIKQDFCISESQVKEYIRKYIPDVTDAQMRQWEKSNALECMVIDGERRYFRNAGPNLFRIDSAAYCVKVATEGVQLSKSEKVNKEHLPKVIDAVKQTGEYRVMPKRMRVTYTLTVEPNAVPDGNIIRCWLPYPRTDERRQQQVKLLKTSEAKYLLAPSSCKHSTLYMEQKAIRNEPTVFSESFEYTSYAEWHHLKSADILPYDTTSTLYKEYTSERAPHIRFSPRIKQLSSRLTQGETNPLLKAQRIFAWINRYFPWASAREYSTIENIPEYVLDNRHGDCGQVSLLFITLCRCSGIPAHFQSGFMMHPGEWNLHDWAEIYFQGIGWVPVDQSFGIPTFAENMDQRMFFLGGIDSWRMIVNDDYSMPLVPAKKFPRSETVDFQRGEVEWEGGNLYFNKWKYNMEIEYLN; encoded by the coding sequence ATGAAACAACTCGTCTATTTGGCTGCCTTGCTGTTCTTTATCGGATGTGCTCCTAAACCGAAGGTTACGATGAATGCTTGGGAACAGGAACGTATGAATCGCATCAAACAGGACTTTTGTATATCTGAATCACAAGTGAAAGAGTATATTCGCAAATACATTCCTGACGTTACAGATGCTCAAATGCGCCAATGGGAAAAAAGCAATGCGTTAGAATGCATGGTGATAGATGGTGAAAGACGTTACTTTCGTAATGCCGGTCCCAATTTGTTTCGCATAGATTCTGCTGCTTATTGTGTGAAAGTGGCCACAGAAGGAGTTCAACTTAGTAAGAGTGAAAAAGTTAATAAGGAACATTTGCCGAAAGTTATTGATGCTGTGAAGCAGACGGGAGAATATAGAGTGATGCCTAAGCGTATGCGAGTGACGTATACGCTGACAGTAGAACCTAATGCTGTTCCCGATGGTAATATTATCCGTTGTTGGTTACCTTATCCTCGTACGGATGAGCGGAGACAGCAACAAGTAAAATTGCTTAAAACCAGTGAGGCTAAATATTTATTGGCACCATCCTCTTGTAAGCATAGCACTCTTTATATGGAACAAAAAGCTATAAGGAATGAACCCACTGTGTTTTCAGAATCGTTTGAATATACTTCTTATGCTGAATGGCATCACTTGAAGTCGGCTGACATATTGCCTTATGATACTACAAGTACGCTCTATAAAGAGTACACATCTGAGCGGGCTCCTCATATCCGTTTTTCTCCACGTATCAAGCAATTGTCATCGAGGCTTACTCAGGGTGAAACCAATCCTTTGCTAAAAGCTCAACGAATTTTTGCTTGGATTAATCGTTATTTTCCGTGGGCCTCTGCTCGCGAATATTCTACAATTGAAAATATTCCGGAGTATGTGCTTGATAATCGTCATGGCGACTGCGGACAGGTTAGTTTGCTTTTTATTACCCTTTGTCGCTGCAGTGGTATTCCTGCACATTTTCAGAGTGGCTTTATGATGCATCCGGGAGAATGGAACCTGCATGATTGGGCGGAGATTTATTTTCAAGGAATTGGATGGGTTCCGGTAGACCAATCTTTTGGTATCCCTACTTTTGCTGAAAACATGGATCAACGGATGTTCTTTCTGGGCGGCATTGATTCTTGGAGAATGATAGTGAATGATGATTATTCCATGCCTTTAGTGCCTGCTAAGAAATTCCCCCGCAGTGAAACCGTTGATTTTCAGCGTGGTGAAGTAGAATGGGAAGGAGGAAATCTCTATTTTAATAAGTGGAAATATAATATGGAAATTGAATATTTAAATTAA
- a CDS encoding C40 family peptidase — protein sequence MKKSISLLMLLLAISACVGNKNKIPLEVTDLSDSICHQFVPDRRVGVFDVAYDVSGKQLFVKGETTSYKAKAALFSELKKLNYTVVDSLLCLPDSVALGDQTYGIVNLSVCNLRTAPDFSSEMTTQALLGMPVRVLQHDGWYRIQTPDNYITWVHRMGICLMNRAEYTAWNHADKIIVTSHYGFTYQKPDAASQSVSDVVAGNRLKLEGTSGAYYKVSYPDGRQAYIAKSISMPEKEWKASVKQDAPSIIRTAYTLMGVPYLWAGMSSKGVDCSGFVRTVLYMHNLIIPRDASQQAYIGQHIDIAADFSNLQPGDLIFFGRKATQEKKERVSHVAIYVGNKRFIHSLGYVHVGSFDPADSLFDEYDLNRLLFAVRILNGIGTTGITTTDTNPYYN from the coding sequence ATGAAGAAGTCTATTTCTCTCTTAATGTTGCTTCTCGCAATATCAGCTTGTGTAGGTAATAAGAACAAAATTCCTCTTGAAGTAACTGATTTATCAGATAGTATTTGTCACCAATTCGTTCCAGATAGAAGAGTTGGTGTATTCGATGTTGCTTATGATGTCTCAGGTAAGCAATTATTTGTAAAAGGTGAAACAACCTCTTACAAAGCTAAGGCTGCTCTCTTCTCAGAACTGAAAAAACTCAATTATACAGTTGTTGATAGTCTATTATGCTTACCTGATAGTGTAGCTCTTGGTGATCAGACTTATGGCATTGTGAATCTGTCTGTTTGTAATCTACGTACAGCTCCTGACTTTTCTTCGGAGATGACAACTCAGGCCTTACTTGGTATGCCGGTTAGAGTTCTGCAGCATGATGGATGGTATCGCATTCAAACGCCTGATAATTATATAACATGGGTACACCGCATGGGAATTTGCTTGATGAATAGGGCAGAATATACAGCATGGAATCATGCAGATAAAATAATAGTCACCTCGCATTACGGCTTTACCTATCAAAAGCCCGATGCTGCCTCTCAGTCCGTTTCAGATGTAGTGGCTGGTAATCGTTTGAAGTTGGAAGGAACTTCAGGAGCATACTATAAGGTTTCCTATCCGGATGGGCGGCAAGCATATATTGCTAAATCAATTTCTATGCCTGAGAAAGAATGGAAAGCCTCAGTCAAACAAGATGCGCCAAGTATCATACGTACGGCTTATACTTTGATGGGAGTCCCTTATCTTTGGGCGGGGATGTCCTCTAAGGGCGTTGATTGTAGTGGTTTTGTGCGTACTGTTTTGTATATGCACAACTTAATAATTCCTCGAGATGCCTCTCAACAGGCTTATATCGGCCAGCATATTGATATTGCGGCAGATTTTAGTAATTTGCAACCTGGAGATTTAATATTTTTCGGTCGTAAGGCTACGCAAGAGAAGAAAGAGAGAGTTTCGCATGTTGCAATCTATGTAGGCAATAAAAGATTTATTCATTCTCTAGGGTATGTGCATGTTGGTAGCTTTGATCCTGCAGACAGTCTTTTTGATGAATATGACTTAAATCGGCTGCTTTTTGCTGTTCGTATATTAAATGGCATTGGTACAACTGGAATCACTACTACAGATACAAATCCTTATTATAATTAA
- a CDS encoding DUF1573 domain-containing protein: protein MKYFYYLLFALLLCGCQETKKEKISRLVNEWENKEILFPKNSFFTIFAKDTIAFDTVDCDYKVFTYIDSTGCTSCKLQLLKWKGVIAKFDSLTHNNTAFLFYFHPKSAKEIAYILKRDNFNYPVCIDDADSINKLNQFSDEMMFQTFLLDKENKVLAIGNPVHNPKIEKLYLKLAMGESYTDKPILSQTKISVDKEMINLGTFDWQKKQQVAFTIRNEGDQLLVINGVTTSCGCVSTEYNHEPVQKGKNLKIQVSYKADHAEHFDKTITIYCNVPSSPVKLRIKGDARK from the coding sequence ATGAAATACTTTTATTATTTATTGTTTGCATTATTGCTTTGTGGTTGTCAAGAGACAAAGAAAGAAAAAATAAGTCGTTTAGTTAATGAGTGGGAAAATAAAGAAATACTTTTTCCCAAAAACTCATTTTTTACAATTTTTGCAAAAGATACCATTGCATTTGATACCGTTGATTGTGACTATAAGGTATTTACTTATATTGATTCTACAGGTTGTACTAGTTGTAAGTTGCAATTGTTGAAATGGAAAGGAGTAATAGCAAAATTTGATTCTTTAACTCATAATAATACGGCTTTCTTATTTTATTTTCATCCGAAGAGTGCAAAAGAAATAGCTTATATCTTGAAGCGGGATAATTTTAATTATCCGGTGTGTATTGATGATGCAGATAGTATCAACAAATTGAATCAATTTTCCGATGAAATGATGTTTCAAACTTTTCTTTTAGATAAAGAGAATAAAGTTCTTGCCATCGGAAATCCGGTTCATAACCCAAAGATTGAGAAACTATACCTGAAATTAGCTATGGGAGAGTCATATACAGACAAGCCTATTCTTTCTCAAACAAAAATATCTGTCGATAAAGAGATGATCAATTTGGGAACTTTTGATTGGCAAAAAAAACAACAGGTCGCTTTCACAATACGTAATGAAGGAGATCAGCTTTTGGTAATTAATGGAGTGACTACCTCTTGCGGTTGTGTTTCGACAGAATATAACCATGAGCCTGTCCAAAAAGGAAAAAACTTAAAAATTCAAGTTTCGTATAAAGCGGATCATGCAGAACATTTTGATAAGACTATTACGATTTATTGCAATGTTCCCTCTTCACCTGTGAAGCTTAGAATAAAAGGGGATGCTCGTAAATAA
- a CDS encoding NVEALA domain-containing protein, which yields MKTTMKLFCLFVLVFFLVHLCKKRGSVEAELFLSNVEALASGENADRSCFGVGSLDCPQDHSKVYYIW from the coding sequence ATGAAGACTACTATGAAATTATTCTGCTTGTTTGTTCTAGTTTTTTTTCTTGTACATTTATGTAAGAAAAGGGGAAGTGTTGAGGCTGAATTGTTTTTGTCTAATGTAGAAGCATTGGCTAGTGGAGAAAATGCTGATAGATCATGTTTCGGTGTAGGGAGTCTTGATTGTCCTCAAGATCATAGTAAGGTTTATTATATTTGGTAA